In one Micromonospora polyrhachis genomic region, the following are encoded:
- the hisD gene encoding histidinol dehydrogenase — MLKRIDLRGDARDPRELLPRAQIDVSVAVEEIRPVVQAVREHGFAGIREATHRLDGVTLDQLRVPAEALVAAEQTLDPEVRAALTECIERARRVHTDQRRGDHTTEVVPGGTVTERWVPVDRVGLYVPGGLAMYPSTVVMNVVPAQVAGVRSLVVTSPPQADNGGLPDPRVLAACALLGVDEVYAVGGAQAIAMLAYGAATDAEGSQRCAPVDMITGPGNIWVTAAKRLLRGVVGIDAEAGPTEIAILADDTADPAHVAADLISQAEHDPLAASVLVTPSIALVEAVEQELTRQVAATKHVDRITTALGGEQSGVVLVDDLEAGLRVVDAYAAEHLEIQTRDARRWAMRVRNAGAIFVGAYSPVSLGDYCAGSNHVLPTGGCARHSSGLSVQSFLRGIHIIEYDEAALRDVAPHVVTLARVEDLPAHGQAVQARFPTGRTAAS; from the coding sequence GTGCTGAAGCGGATCGACCTGCGCGGCGACGCGCGTGACCCACGGGAGCTACTGCCCCGTGCCCAGATCGACGTTTCCGTGGCGGTCGAGGAGATCCGCCCCGTCGTGCAGGCCGTGCGCGAGCATGGCTTCGCCGGCATCCGCGAGGCCACCCATCGACTCGACGGCGTCACCCTCGACCAGTTGCGGGTGCCAGCCGAGGCGCTCGTCGCCGCGGAGCAGACCCTGGACCCCGAGGTCCGGGCCGCGTTGACCGAGTGCATCGAACGGGCCCGCCGGGTGCACACCGACCAGCGGCGCGGCGACCACACCACCGAGGTGGTGCCCGGCGGCACCGTCACCGAACGCTGGGTGCCGGTCGACCGGGTCGGCCTCTACGTCCCCGGTGGCCTGGCCATGTATCCCTCGACGGTGGTCATGAACGTGGTGCCGGCACAGGTGGCCGGGGTCCGTTCGCTGGTCGTCACCAGCCCACCGCAGGCAGACAACGGCGGACTACCCGACCCCCGGGTGCTCGCCGCCTGCGCCCTGCTCGGCGTGGACGAGGTCTACGCCGTCGGCGGCGCGCAGGCGATCGCGATGCTCGCCTACGGCGCGGCCACCGATGCCGAGGGCAGCCAGCGCTGCGCACCGGTCGACATGATCACCGGGCCGGGCAACATCTGGGTCACCGCCGCCAAGCGGCTGCTGCGCGGCGTGGTAGGCATCGACGCCGAGGCCGGACCGACCGAAATCGCCATCCTGGCCGACGACACCGCCGACCCGGCGCACGTCGCCGCCGACCTGATCAGCCAGGCCGAGCACGACCCGCTCGCCGCCAGCGTCCTGGTCACCCCGTCGATCGCGCTGGTCGAGGCGGTCGAGCAGGAACTCACCCGGCAGGTCGCCGCCACCAAGCACGTCGACCGGATCACCACGGCGTTGGGCGGCGAGCAGTCCGGGGTGGTGCTGGTCGACGACCTTGAGGCGGGGCTGCGGGTGGTCGACGCGTACGCCGCCGAGCACCTGGAGATCCAGACCCGGGACGCCCGCCGGTGGGCGATGCGGGTCCGCAACGCGGGCGCGATCTTCGTCGGGGCGTACTCGCCGGTGTCGCTCGGGGACTACTGCGCCGGTTCCAACCACGTGCTGCCCACCGGGGGCTGCGCCCGGCACTCCTCCGGGCTGTCCGTGCAGTCGTTCCTACGCGGCATCCACATCATCGAGTACGACGAGGCGGCGCTGCGCGACGTCGCGCCACACGTGGTGACCCTCGCCCGGGTGGAGGACCTGCCGGCCCACGGCCAAGCGGTCCAGGCACGGTTCCCGACCGGGCGGACGGCGGCATCGTGA
- a CDS encoding ATPase — protein sequence MDGTETGWGRPGEPAPRWRALLDRARLGRTGEHDDSGTRTTGDRWHDEEHLTGGPAVGNPGQPGGADVGNAGRFGGPADLGHPDDLGPPGFLAEPPRPGESRFALLENGYRAEPPRYVPPADSSYPTPADSGQATPPQRAYPAPVERGFPRPMDRPAGAPVERGRARPVPPRYAPAVDSGQSAPGIPAPGQVGPGPGVPAQLGPGPGVPAQLGPGPGVPAQLGPGPVAAGQATPGVSRYAALETGYHAEPGYPEHARTTAREPMVPRRLMEWRESRRDSEVDRAVSVLRRDLGSPRVLAFANPKGGVHKTTATVLAAATVGSVRGRGVLAWDDNELRGTLGLRAGSARHARTIRHLITDLIDVESRHGADLVTRLDDYLRHASDGSYDVLAGEESPRFAQQLDQHTVRRVLDLLRRTHEVICVDTGNNVESVNWQTVLRAADQLVLTTVPREDAAFTADWMLDLLHEVGMGELANNAVTLLSCPTPGRSPLLDDLERHFATRTRAVAVVPYDPALEVGSSIEYGQLQQGTREAWLRAASVMLEPFVR from the coding sequence GTGGACGGCACCGAGACGGGCTGGGGCCGACCTGGGGAACCAGCACCGCGCTGGCGCGCGTTGCTCGACCGGGCTCGGCTCGGCCGAACCGGTGAACACGACGACAGCGGCACCCGTACGACGGGCGATCGCTGGCATGACGAAGAGCACCTGACCGGTGGGCCGGCGGTCGGTAACCCGGGCCAGCCCGGTGGTGCAGACGTCGGGAACGCAGGTCGGTTCGGTGGTCCGGCCGACCTAGGTCATCCGGATGACCTGGGGCCACCAGGGTTCCTGGCGGAACCGCCTCGACCGGGCGAGTCCCGGTTCGCCCTGCTGGAGAACGGCTACCGAGCCGAGCCGCCCCGCTACGTCCCGCCGGCCGATTCGTCGTACCCGACACCGGCCGATTCGGGCCAGGCCACGCCGCCCCAGCGCGCGTACCCGGCACCGGTCGAGCGGGGGTTTCCCCGACCGATGGACCGGCCCGCCGGTGCGCCGGTGGAGCGCGGTCGAGCCCGGCCCGTGCCACCCCGGTACGCCCCGGCGGTCGACTCGGGACAGTCCGCGCCGGGGATCCCCGCCCCGGGGCAGGTCGGGCCGGGCCCGGGTGTGCCGGCTCAGCTCGGTCCGGGCCCGGGTGTGCCGGCTCAGCTCGGTCCGGGTCCGGGCGTGCCGGCTCAGCTCGGTCCGGGTCCGGTAGCAGCGGGCCAAGCCACGCCTGGCGTGTCCCGGTATGCGGCACTGGAGACTGGCTACCATGCTGAGCCGGGCTATCCCGAGCACGCCCGGACCACCGCCCGGGAGCCGATGGTTCCTCGCCGGCTGATGGAGTGGCGGGAGAGCCGCCGCGACTCGGAGGTCGACCGGGCGGTCAGCGTCCTACGACGTGATCTCGGATCGCCCCGAGTGCTGGCCTTCGCCAACCCCAAGGGTGGCGTGCACAAGACCACCGCCACCGTACTGGCGGCGGCCACCGTCGGTAGCGTGCGCGGTCGGGGCGTACTTGCCTGGGACGACAACGAGCTACGGGGCACGCTGGGGCTGCGGGCGGGCAGTGCTCGGCACGCCCGGACGATCCGGCACCTCATCACGGACCTTATCGACGTCGAGTCGCGGCACGGTGCCGACCTGGTCACGCGGCTCGACGACTACCTGCGGCACGCCTCTGACGGCTCCTACGACGTACTGGCCGGGGAGGAGAGCCCCCGGTTCGCCCAGCAGCTCGACCAGCACACCGTACGGCGGGTGCTCGACCTGCTACGCCGGACCCACGAGGTCATCTGTGTGGACACCGGCAACAACGTGGAGAGCGTCAACTGGCAGACGGTACTGCGGGCAGCCGACCAACTGGTGTTGACCACCGTGCCGCGGGAGGACGCGGCGTTCACCGCCGACTGGATGCTGGACCTGCTGCACGAGGTGGGCATGGGGGAACTGGCGAACAACGCGGTGACCCTGCTCTCCTGCCCCACCCCCGGCCGTTCGCCGCTGCTCGACGATCTGGAGCGGCACTTCGCCACTCGGACGAGGGCGGTGGCGGTGGTGCCGTACGACCCGGCGTTGGAGGTCGGTTCGTCGATCGAGTATGGACAGTTGCAGCAGGGCACCCGGGAGGCGTGGCTACGGGCGGCGTCGGTGATGCTGGAGCCGTTCGTCCGCTGA
- the hisH gene encoding imidazole glycerol phosphate synthase subunit HisH has translation MAARVVVLDYGSGNLRSAQRAVARVGADVVVTDDLAAAVAADGLVVPGVGAFAACMAGIEALGAGPIIAERVAAGRPVLGICVGMQVLFEYGEEHGVVTKGLGLLPGGVSRLAARRLPHMGWNTVDPAPGSVLFAGLPAGSRFYFVHSYAATDTAALTGAGALVTTATHEAGFVAGVERGALSAAQFHPEKSADTGATLLRNWVSTL, from the coding sequence ATGGCCGCCCGGGTGGTCGTGCTCGACTACGGCTCGGGCAACCTGCGTTCCGCCCAGCGGGCGGTGGCCCGGGTCGGTGCGGACGTCGTGGTCACCGACGACCTGGCCGCCGCCGTTGCCGCCGATGGCCTCGTCGTACCCGGGGTCGGGGCATTCGCCGCCTGTATGGCCGGGATCGAGGCGTTGGGTGCCGGCCCGATCATCGCCGAGCGGGTCGCCGCTGGTCGACCCGTGCTGGGCATCTGCGTCGGCATGCAGGTGCTCTTCGAGTACGGCGAGGAGCACGGCGTGGTCACCAAGGGGCTGGGCCTGCTGCCCGGCGGGGTGAGCCGGCTCGCCGCCCGGCGGCTGCCGCACATGGGCTGGAACACCGTCGACCCGGCACCCGGTTCGGTGCTCTTCGCCGGGCTGCCCGCCGGTAGCCGGTTCTACTTCGTGCACTCGTACGCGGCCACCGACACCGCAGCGTTGACCGGGGCGGGGGCCCTGGTCACGACCGCCACCCACGAGGCCGGCTTCGTGGCCGGGGTCGAGCGGGGGGCGTTGTCGGCGGCCCAGTTCCATCCGGAGAAGTCCGCCGACACCGGGGCGACCCTGCTACGCAACTGGGTGTCGACCCTGTGA
- a CDS encoding LON peptidase substrate-binding domain-containing protein, translated as MGARLPIFPLGTVLFPGLVLPLHIFEERYRALVRHLVGLPDGRPREFGVVAIRSGWEVLPPPGAADDPADTVVSFYEVGCTAEVRQVTELADGNFDLVTVGRRRFRIVDVDDRSAPYLIAEVEWLTEPAEPDDSADLLAPRVLAVFRQYLGLIRVDSQEISEQLPEDPTVLSHLVAATAALTVGDRQRLLAIPDTANRLRAELRLLNREAALLRQVRAVPVPLPELAVRTSPN; from the coding sequence ATGGGTGCGCGGCTGCCGATCTTTCCGCTCGGAACGGTGCTCTTCCCAGGACTGGTGCTACCGCTACACATCTTCGAGGAGCGCTACCGGGCACTCGTACGACACCTGGTCGGGCTGCCCGACGGCAGGCCCCGTGAATTCGGGGTGGTGGCCATCCGCAGCGGCTGGGAGGTGCTGCCCCCGCCCGGAGCGGCGGACGATCCCGCCGACACGGTGGTCAGCTTCTACGAGGTCGGCTGCACCGCCGAGGTACGTCAGGTCACCGAGCTGGCCGACGGCAACTTCGACCTGGTCACGGTGGGTCGCCGCCGGTTCCGGATCGTGGATGTGGACGACCGGAGCGCGCCCTATCTGATCGCCGAGGTGGAATGGCTCACCGAGCCGGCGGAGCCGGACGACAGCGCCGACCTGCTCGCGCCCCGGGTGCTCGCGGTGTTCCGGCAGTACCTCGGGCTGATCCGGGTCGACTCGCAGGAGATCTCCGAGCAGTTGCCGGAGGACCCGACCGTGCTCTCCCATCTGGTGGCGGCCACGGCCGCGCTGACCGTGGGTGACCGGCAACGGCTGCTCGCCATCCCGGACACGGCCAACCGGCTCCGGGCCGAACTGCGGTTGCTCAACCGCGAGGCGGCTCTGCTGCGCCAGGTTCGGGCGGTGCCGGTGCCCCTGCCGGAGCTGGCGGTACGGACGAGCCCCAACTGA
- a CDS encoding DUF2567 domain-containing protein produces the protein MSPEFADHRRSDDSAPPDERPAEGTSPPGGTGPDPTREQGLGRPAREGAGGPTVDPVGTPSWPGALPPGAPAGPYWIPALPQPQPLGRRLAVGAGALLALILLGVPLGLLWVAVSPQIPVVRTETGTVLTQPQPEEFIAADGWFSLLGFGFGVLAAIVFWLVLRRQRGPLSLLLLAVGGIGAAVVAWQVGRRIGLDEYQRLLATAPLGEQFNKPPDLRAGAFEWLYGWLPTVQGNLLLPAFGAVVTYTLLAGWSRWPDLRPELEPGPQPEPGPGPQPISWGSSVPPAPAGAPAPPEPGAAEPPRG, from the coding sequence GTGAGCCCGGAATTCGCCGACCATCGTCGGTCCGACGACAGCGCTCCACCGGACGAGCGCCCCGCCGAGGGGACGTCACCACCGGGTGGGACCGGCCCGGACCCGACCCGGGAGCAGGGGCTGGGACGACCAGCACGGGAGGGCGCGGGCGGTCCGACCGTCGACCCGGTCGGGACGCCGTCGTGGCCGGGAGCGTTGCCGCCGGGAGCGCCGGCCGGGCCGTACTGGATTCCGGCCTTGCCGCAGCCGCAGCCCCTGGGACGGCGGCTCGCGGTCGGTGCGGGCGCGCTGTTGGCACTGATCCTGCTCGGCGTCCCGTTGGGCCTGCTCTGGGTGGCGGTCTCGCCACAGATTCCGGTAGTCCGCACCGAGACCGGTACGGTGCTGACCCAGCCCCAGCCGGAGGAGTTCATCGCGGCCGACGGCTGGTTCAGTCTGCTCGGGTTCGGCTTCGGTGTACTGGCGGCGATCGTGTTCTGGCTGGTCCTGCGTCGCCAGCGGGGTCCGCTGAGCCTGCTGCTGCTCGCCGTCGGCGGGATCGGCGCGGCCGTCGTCGCGTGGCAGGTGGGTCGCCGTATCGGATTGGACGAATACCAGCGGCTGCTGGCGACCGCCCCGCTCGGGGAGCAGTTCAACAAACCGCCGGACCTGCGCGCGGGTGCCTTCGAGTGGCTCTACGGCTGGCTCCCGACCGTGCAGGGCAACCTGCTGCTCCCCGCCTTCGGGGCGGTGGTGACGTACACCCTGCTGGCCGGTTGGTCCCGCTGGCCCGACCTGCGTCCAGAGCTGGAACCGGGGCCGCAGCCGGAACCGGGACCGGGACCGCAGCCGATCAGTTGGGGCTCGTCCGTACCGCCAGCTCCGGCAGGGGCACCGGCACCGCCCGAACCTGGCGCAGCAGAGCCGCCTCGCGGTTGA
- the priA gene encoding bifunctional 1-(5-phosphoribosyl)-5-((5-phosphoribosylamino)methylideneamino)imidazole-4-carboxamide isomerase/phosphoribosylanthranilate isomerase PriA produces MSLTLLPAVDVADGQAVRLVQGAAGSETSYGDPLEAALAWQRDGATWIHLVDLDAAFGRGSNAHLLAEVVRQLDVAVELSGGIRDDESLRAALGTGAARVNIGTAALEDPVWCDRVVGEYGDRVAIGLDVRGRTLSARGWTRDGGDLFEVLERLDKAGAARYVVTDITKDGTMRGPNLELLREVCARTDAPVIASGGVSTLDDLRALAALEPIGVEGVIAGKALYAGAFTVAEALAVLAQP; encoded by the coding sequence TTGAGCCTCACCCTGCTTCCCGCTGTCGACGTGGCCGACGGCCAGGCGGTACGCCTCGTCCAAGGGGCCGCCGGCAGCGAGACGAGCTACGGCGACCCGTTGGAGGCGGCGCTGGCCTGGCAGCGGGACGGAGCGACCTGGATCCACCTGGTCGACCTGGACGCCGCCTTCGGTCGGGGGTCGAACGCGCATCTGCTCGCGGAGGTGGTGCGGCAGCTCGACGTGGCGGTCGAGCTCTCCGGCGGTATCCGTGACGACGAGTCGCTGCGGGCGGCGCTGGGTACCGGCGCGGCCCGGGTCAACATCGGCACCGCCGCGCTGGAGGACCCGGTCTGGTGTGACCGGGTGGTCGGCGAGTACGGCGACCGGGTGGCGATCGGCCTGGACGTGCGTGGTCGTACGCTCTCCGCTCGTGGTTGGACCCGCGACGGTGGCGACCTCTTCGAGGTGCTGGAGCGGCTGGACAAGGCGGGAGCCGCCCGCTATGTCGTGACCGACATCACCAAGGACGGCACGATGCGCGGCCCCAACCTGGAGCTGCTGCGCGAGGTGTGTGCCCGCACCGACGCGCCGGTGATCGCCTCCGGTGGCGTCTCCACCCTCGACGACCTGCGTGCGTTGGCGGCGTTGGAACCGATCGGGGTGGAGGGCGTGATCGCGGGCAAGGCGCTCTACGCCGGGGCGTTCACCGTGGCCGAGGCGCTCGCCGTGCTGGCCCAGCCGTGA
- the hisB gene encoding imidazoleglycerol-phosphate dehydratase HisB: MSRTARVERTTAETKVLVELDLDGTGKAEISTGVGFYDHMLHQIARHGGFDLTVQTVGDLEIDAHHTIEDTALAVGTAFDQALGDRAGIRRYGSATLPMDEVLVQAAVDLSGRPYVVHDEPPLTPYIGPVYPTSMTRHIWESFGQTARLTLHVTVLRAARPGGHPDAHHVVEAQFKAVSRALREATSIDPRAAGAIPSTKGAL, encoded by the coding sequence GTGAGCAGAACCGCCCGGGTCGAGCGGACCACCGCGGAGACCAAGGTCCTCGTCGAGTTGGACCTCGACGGCACCGGCAAGGCCGAGATCAGCACCGGGGTCGGCTTCTACGACCACATGCTGCACCAGATTGCCCGGCACGGCGGCTTCGACCTCACCGTGCAGACCGTCGGAGACCTTGAGATCGACGCGCACCACACCATCGAGGACACGGCGCTCGCCGTGGGCACCGCCTTCGACCAGGCGCTCGGTGACCGGGCGGGCATCCGACGGTACGGCTCGGCCACCCTGCCGATGGACGAGGTGCTGGTACAGGCGGCGGTCGATCTCTCCGGCCGGCCGTACGTGGTGCACGACGAGCCGCCACTGACCCCGTACATCGGGCCGGTCTATCCGACCAGCATGACCCGGCACATCTGGGAGTCGTTCGGGCAGACCGCCCGACTGACGCTGCACGTGACGGTGCTGCGGGCCGCCCGGCCCGGCGGGCACCCCGACGCGCACCACGTGGTGGAAGCCCAGTTCAAGGCGGTGTCGAGGGCGCTGCGCGAGGCCACCTCGATCGACCCCCGGGCGGCCGGCGCGATCCCCAGCACCAAAGGCGCGCTCTGA
- the hisF gene encoding imidazole glycerol phosphate synthase subunit HisF, translating to MTVAVRVIPCLDVDAGRVVKGVNFVDLRDAGDPVELAAAYDRAGADELTFLDVTASSAGRSTMLDVVRRTAESVFIPLTVGGGVRQVADVDTLLRAGADKVGVNTAAIARPELITEIAERFGRQVLVLSLDVRRAPQGTTGSGFEVTTHGGRRGTGLDAVDWAHRAAELGAGEILLNSMDADGTKAGFDLELIRTVREVVEVPVIASGGAGAVDDFPPAVAAGADAVLAASVFHFGELSIGEVKDALRAAGRPVRDSVTAG from the coding sequence ATGACAGTGGCGGTACGGGTGATTCCCTGCCTCGACGTGGACGCCGGTCGGGTGGTCAAGGGGGTCAACTTCGTCGACCTGCGTGACGCGGGTGATCCGGTCGAGCTGGCCGCCGCCTACGACCGGGCCGGCGCGGACGAGTTGACCTTCCTCGACGTGACCGCCTCCTCAGCCGGCCGGAGCACGATGCTCGACGTGGTACGCCGTACCGCCGAGTCGGTGTTCATCCCGCTGACAGTCGGTGGGGGAGTACGGCAGGTTGCCGATGTGGACACCCTGTTGCGGGCCGGTGCGGACAAGGTCGGCGTGAACACGGCCGCGATCGCCCGTCCGGAACTCATCACGGAGATCGCCGAACGGTTCGGCCGGCAGGTGCTGGTCCTCTCGCTCGACGTCCGGCGGGCCCCGCAGGGCACCACGGGCAGCGGGTTCGAGGTGACCACCCACGGTGGGCGCCGGGGCACCGGCCTGGACGCCGTGGACTGGGCGCATCGGGCCGCCGAGCTGGGCGCGGGGGAGATCCTGCTCAACTCGATGGACGCCGACGGCACGAAGGCCGGCTTCGACCTGGAGTTGATCCGGACGGTGCGCGAGGTGGTGGAGGTGCCGGTCATCGCCAGCGGCGGTGCCGGTGCCGTCGACGACTTTCCCCCGGCGGTCGCGGCCGGTGCCGACGCGGTGCTCGCGGCCAGCGTCTTCCACTTCGGCGAGTTGAGCATCGGCGAGGTCAAGGACGCGCTTCGCGCGGCTGGCCGCCCGGTCCGGGACAGCGTCACCGCCGGCTGA
- a CDS encoding histidinol-phosphate transaminase, whose amino-acid sequence MTTIDDLPIRDDLRGRRPYGAPQLDVPVRLNTNENSYPVPEPVVEAISKALAAELRDLNRYPDRDAVALRTDLADYLGHGLDTDNLWAANGSNEIQQQLLQAFAGPGRTALGFTPAYSMHPLLALGTGTRWVDGRRAADFGLSPADTVDQVRVHRPDVVFLCSPNNPTGTALNPAVVDAVLAAAPGMVVVDEAYAEFARPGTPTALSLLPGHPRLVVTRTMSKAFGFAGGRLGYLAADPAVVDAVQLVRLPYHLSALTQAAARAALAHRSALLGTVEVIKEQRDRIVAELRRRRFTVADSDANFVLFEVGGDQCVVWRALLEHGVLVRDVGLPGWLRVTAGTPQETDAFLAAIDQSGKVEQ is encoded by the coding sequence GTGACCACCATCGACGACCTGCCGATCCGCGACGACCTGCGGGGCCGCCGGCCGTACGGGGCGCCCCAGCTGGACGTGCCGGTACGGCTCAACACCAACGAGAACTCCTACCCGGTGCCGGAGCCGGTGGTGGAGGCGATCAGCAAGGCGCTCGCCGCCGAGCTGCGGGACCTGAACCGCTACCCGGACCGGGACGCGGTTGCGCTCCGTACCGACCTGGCCGACTATCTGGGCCACGGGCTGGACACCGACAACCTGTGGGCGGCCAACGGCTCCAACGAGATCCAGCAGCAGCTGCTCCAGGCGTTCGCCGGCCCGGGGCGTACCGCCCTGGGCTTCACCCCGGCGTACTCGATGCACCCGCTGCTGGCGCTGGGCACCGGCACCCGCTGGGTGGACGGTCGGCGCGCTGCCGACTTCGGCCTGAGTCCCGCCGACACGGTGGACCAGGTACGCGTGCACCGGCCGGACGTGGTCTTCCTCTGCTCGCCCAACAATCCGACCGGCACCGCCCTGAACCCGGCGGTGGTCGACGCCGTGCTGGCCGCCGCACCCGGGATGGTGGTGGTGGACGAGGCGTATGCCGAGTTCGCCCGCCCGGGGACCCCCACCGCGCTGTCCCTGCTACCGGGGCACCCCCGGCTGGTGGTGACCCGGACCATGAGCAAGGCGTTCGGGTTCGCCGGCGGTCGTCTCGGCTACCTGGCAGCCGACCCGGCGGTGGTGGACGCGGTGCAACTGGTGCGCCTGCCGTACCACCTCTCCGCGCTCACCCAGGCCGCCGCGCGAGCGGCGCTGGCCCACCGGAGCGCGCTGCTCGGCACCGTCGAGGTGATCAAGGAGCAGCGGGACCGGATCGTCGCCGAGCTGCGTCGGCGGCGGTTCACGGTGGCCGACAGCGACGCCAACTTCGTACTCTTCGAGGTCGGTGGGGATCAGTGCGTGGTGTGGCGGGCGTTGCTTGAGCACGGTGTGCTGGTCCGGGACGTCGGTCTGCCCGGCTGGCTGCGGGTGACCGCCGGCACCCCGCAGGAGACCGACGCTTTCCTCGCCGCGATCGATCAGTCCGGAAAGGTGGAGCAGTGA
- a CDS encoding MFS transporter has translation MTGKPDGPATVAVGGYAALLGRPEGRRLALAALGARLPQGMIGISILFLLADRADVRVAGALVAAYTLGFGLVAPVSGRLVDRLGAHRVIRVGMAVFLVTAGLLVLAAVRDAPVPLTVACAVLAGASMPPLGPAVRARWLGLPETYRRVGVALDAVLLDVCLIVGPVVASALVAVRPYLGVLAIVVITGIGAYLLLSVLRVLPAPADGPGDQPRPGWWGPLRSAAYRRLLVVMLFASCAIAAVAVGLPALAGVAGARWASGPLVAAFSVGSIVGGLLWGRWGRRSGEPAAARPGLTRLPVVLGALVLALAVLPLAGARPLVLLGLAPLAGLPVAVVLATLAMAAGQRAPAGTAIEAQSWLVSANTLGSATAALLTTGLLGRGHLTATLVAPAGLALVAALVALATGATNSDRCR, from the coding sequence GTGACCGGGAAGCCGGACGGGCCAGCCACCGTCGCTGTCGGTGGATACGCCGCACTGCTCGGCCGACCGGAGGGGCGTCGTCTCGCCCTGGCCGCGCTGGGGGCCCGGCTGCCCCAGGGCATGATCGGTATCTCGATTCTCTTCCTGCTGGCCGATCGGGCGGATGTCCGTGTCGCGGGCGCACTGGTGGCGGCGTACACCCTCGGTTTCGGCCTGGTCGCGCCCGTGAGCGGCCGACTGGTCGACCGGTTGGGAGCGCACCGGGTGATCCGGGTGGGCATGGCCGTGTTCCTGGTCACCGCCGGACTGTTGGTGCTGGCGGCGGTCCGGGACGCGCCGGTGCCCCTCACCGTGGCGTGCGCCGTGCTCGCCGGGGCCAGCATGCCGCCCCTCGGCCCCGCCGTACGGGCCCGCTGGCTCGGCCTGCCGGAGACGTACCGGCGCGTAGGGGTCGCCCTGGACGCCGTACTGCTCGACGTCTGCCTCATCGTGGGGCCGGTCGTCGCGTCGGCACTGGTTGCCGTCCGGCCGTACCTCGGGGTGCTGGCCATCGTGGTGATCACCGGGATCGGCGCGTACCTGCTGCTCTCGGTCCTTCGCGTCCTCCCCGCGCCGGCCGACGGCCCGGGCGACCAGCCGCGCCCGGGCTGGTGGGGACCGCTTCGCTCGGCGGCCTACCGGCGGCTGCTGGTGGTGATGCTCTTCGCGAGTTGCGCGATCGCCGCCGTGGCGGTGGGGCTGCCCGCCCTGGCCGGGGTCGCCGGTGCCCGGTGGGCCAGCGGCCCGCTGGTGGCGGCCTTCTCCGTCGGCAGCATCGTCGGCGGCCTGCTCTGGGGACGCTGGGGTCGGCGGTCCGGGGAGCCGGCTGCGGCCCGGCCCGGACTGACCAGGCTGCCGGTGGTGCTCGGCGCGCTGGTCCTCGCCCTGGCCGTCCTTCCGCTGGCCGGGGCCCGACCGCTGGTGCTGCTGGGGCTCGCGCCACTGGCCGGCCTTCCGGTCGCGGTCGTGCTGGCGACGCTGGCGATGGCCGCCGGGCAGCGTGCGCCCGCCGGCACCGCGATCGAGGCACAGTCCTGGCTGGTGTCGGCCAACACCCTCGGGTCGGCCACCGCCGCGCTGCTCACCACCGGCCTGCTCGGTCGGGGGCACCTCACCGCGACCCTGGTCGCGCCGGCCGGGCTCGCCCTCGTGGCGGCGCTGGTGGCGCTTGCCACGGGTGCGACAAATAGTGATCGTTGTAGATAG